A window from Kovacikia minuta CCNUW1 encodes these proteins:
- a CDS encoding polysaccharide deacetylase family protein, which produces MPFQRKHPVRSSTAQRFSHRIRFLLFVSFITFLPVASVSLALRVFMPEAIAQLGRPPEGLPGEEFLEEAPVQEQPLEQLPTQPVQEAPRVSPPATCQPVRASSTAGLTRLVSDLSQTATLVEQPAIGMGALVEQMGPQLMAYLNAAPFPEINAKARAARVPVMMYHDIRPDKQVFFDVTPEEFEHHLKLIQQKGLTPITMDQLVIHLRTGLPLPEKPILLTFDDGYEGHYTYAYPLLKKYGYPAVFSIYTDKIEKQLGRKPVTWEQLKEMVADPLVTIASHSVTHRVMTTLSEPEIQTEVQKSKQILEAKLGIPIHYFTYPEGNYNAQIAKSVQDAGYAAALTMNDADERLAGQSESLMAIGRLGQSRLESILDTAWGGPRLQAWNPGFDFSASVQKVETTIDNTPFILISGGRPITIHADSRYQVPEILAKSGTGAIAAVDGAFFSLEFLDSNEMLGPILSQSEGRFVPGKKGEIPLINNRPLVLIGASGVKFVPFNNLKHNTLEGIQAELPDVTDAFVAAGWLVENGQAQPPSRFGKLFDFDAPRHRAFWGINQQGQPVVGVSTEPIGSVDLGKALAKAGLRDAVMLDSGASTSLAYKGTSLVGYTPRPVPHVVALLPPEGELSASCAVVSLKPGE; this is translated from the coding sequence ATGCCATTCCAGCGGAAACATCCGGTCAGAAGTTCAACCGCGCAGAGATTCTCTCATCGGATACGGTTTCTTCTTTTTGTCAGCTTTATCACCTTTTTGCCCGTTGCTTCGGTGTCGTTGGCGTTGCGGGTATTTATGCCAGAGGCAATCGCCCAATTGGGCAGACCTCCAGAGGGGCTTCCTGGGGAGGAATTCCTGGAGGAAGCACCTGTGCAGGAGCAGCCCCTGGAGCAACTTCCGACCCAGCCTGTGCAAGAAGCTCCGCGAGTTTCACCGCCAGCCACCTGCCAACCCGTTCGGGCTTCATCCACGGCTGGGTTAACCCGCCTGGTGAGTGATTTGAGTCAGACTGCAACCCTGGTCGAGCAACCTGCGATCGGCATGGGAGCTTTGGTTGAACAAATGGGGCCGCAATTGATGGCGTACCTCAATGCTGCGCCCTTCCCTGAAATCAATGCCAAAGCAAGGGCAGCCAGAGTGCCGGTGATGATGTATCACGACATCCGCCCAGATAAACAGGTCTTTTTTGATGTCACCCCAGAGGAATTTGAACATCACCTGAAGCTGATTCAGCAAAAGGGTTTGACCCCGATCACGATGGATCAATTAGTGATCCATTTAAGAACCGGGCTACCCCTCCCTGAGAAGCCGATTCTGCTGACCTTTGATGATGGTTATGAGGGGCATTACACCTACGCTTATCCCTTATTGAAGAAATATGGCTATCCAGCTGTTTTTTCGATCTACACCGACAAAATCGAAAAACAGTTGGGACGGAAACCAGTCACCTGGGAACAGCTCAAAGAGATGGTTGCCGATCCGCTGGTGACGATCGCTTCCCATAGCGTTACGCATCGGGTGATGACGACCCTGAGTGAACCTGAAATTCAAACAGAGGTTCAGAAGTCTAAGCAAATTTTGGAAGCAAAGTTAGGGATTCCGATTCACTACTTCACCTATCCTGAGGGAAACTACAACGCTCAAATTGCCAAATCGGTTCAGGATGCGGGCTATGCAGCCGCTTTGACCATGAATGATGCAGACGAGCGACTGGCGGGGCAATCAGAGAGCTTAATGGCGATCGGACGGTTGGGGCAATCTCGACTGGAATCTATCCTGGATACCGCCTGGGGAGGTCCGAGGTTACAAGCCTGGAATCCCGGCTTCGATTTCTCTGCTTCTGTACAAAAGGTGGAAACGACAATCGACAACACCCCATTTATCCTGATCTCCGGCGGTAGACCGATTACGATCCACGCGGATAGTCGCTACCAGGTGCCAGAAATCCTTGCCAAGTCTGGAACTGGTGCAATCGCTGCTGTAGATGGAGCCTTTTTCTCTCTAGAGTTTCTAGACTCCAACGAAATGCTGGGTCCTATTCTGAGTCAGAGTGAAGGACGTTTCGTTCCGGGTAAAAAAGGCGAGATCCCTCTAATTAACAATCGTCCACTGGTATTAATTGGTGCCAGTGGAGTAAAATTCGTTCCCTTCAACAACCTCAAACACAATACCCTGGAAGGAATTCAAGCAGAACTGCCCGATGTGACCGATGCATTTGTGGCAGCGGGTTGGCTGGTCGAAAATGGGCAAGCCCAGCCCCCTAGCCGCTTTGGCAAGCTCTTTGACTTCGATGCACCGAGGCACCGGGCATTTTGGGGAATTAACCAGCAGGGACAGCCCGTGGTGGGGGTCTCGACCGAGCCGATCGGATCGGTCGATTTAGGCAAAGCTCTGGCAAAAGCTGGCCTCCGGGATGCGGTGATGCTGGACTCTGGTGCCAGCACTTCCCTCGCCTACAAGGGGACATCCCTGGTTGGCTACACCCCCCGTCCCGTTCCCCATGTGGTTGCCCTTTTACCACCGGAAGGAGAATTGAGTGCAAGTTGTGCAGTGGTTTCGTTGAAGCCAGGGGAATAG
- a CDS encoding ArnT family glycosyltransferase has translation MKLFVTRHDKWVIGLLGGGLLFRSAIAFWLPPGFDEGYYYLYTHHPDWSYFDHPLMVAFTTGFGPWLTGVVSPFTIRLGTLLLHTGALLLLYLTSVRLFSNRAGLITLAIATLIPIFLVGFGVLTLPDSPLIFFWTATLYIAAWEFFPKEAEREYEAVRIGEYGDAEMGERGDAEKQDRAIKPWGFAHKPSSQQSQLLSTPTPSPPLPLSPHPLSHPPLSLPTTPPTASPSWDCCLDLPA, from the coding sequence TTGAAGTTGTTCGTCACAAGGCATGATAAGTGGGTCATTGGTCTATTGGGTGGAGGATTGCTATTTCGGAGTGCGATCGCCTTCTGGTTGCCTCCAGGTTTTGATGAGGGCTACTACTACCTCTATACCCATCATCCAGACTGGAGCTATTTTGACCATCCCTTGATGGTGGCATTCACCACAGGCTTTGGCCCCTGGCTCACAGGAGTTGTATCTCCGTTTACAATTCGCCTGGGAACTTTGCTGCTGCACACAGGAGCGTTGCTGCTCCTCTATCTCACAAGTGTCCGGTTGTTCTCAAACAGGGCAGGGTTGATCACCCTGGCGATCGCCACCCTCATCCCCATCTTCCTGGTTGGCTTTGGTGTTCTCACCCTGCCAGATAGCCCCCTCATTTTCTTCTGGACAGCCACCTTGTACATTGCAGCCTGGGAATTTTTCCCCAAGGAAGCGGAGAGAGAATATGAGGCGGTGCGAATAGGAGAATATGGGGATGCGGAGATGGGGGAACGCGGGGACGCAGAAAAGCAAGATCGGGCAATCAAACCCTGGGGATTTGCCCACAAACCATCTTCCCAACAATCCCAACTCCTTTCCACCCCCACCCCCTCTCCCCCTCTCCCCCTCTCCCCCCACCCCCTCTCCCATCCTCCCCTATCCCTCCCTACCACCCCACCTACCGCCTCGCCCTCCTGGGACTGCTGCTTGGACTTGCCTGCCTGA
- a CDS encoding glycosyltransferase family protein: MGLVLPGGTIVLFLLYVGKFQEVLREMRPLWGLLIILGLALPWYILVTLANGEAFIDSFFGYHNLERFVSVVNRHRGPWYFYFGVVLAGFAPWSLYLPVAIAHLQFWKRTIWCHQPRANQLGVFALVWLMTVFGFFTIAVTKLPSYILPLTPAAAILVALVWSSQTTQTARFTRGMRVSVILNIAFFLLLMGALLYIPELLQGDPFLSRLPSLLQETGVIGCRYGDRRYHCPPQPDCDAAPSNSLDLVVQYYWAACFPGFYAHACGLSARLSTATSASTTSRDCGANQTTRRGVSDARLQKTKHRILYTPTCEICRKCQRNQ; the protein is encoded by the coding sequence GTGGGATTGGTGCTGCCGGGAGGCACGATCGTCCTCTTTTTGCTCTACGTAGGTAAATTTCAGGAAGTGCTGCGAGAAATGCGCCCTCTGTGGGGGTTGCTAATTATTTTGGGATTGGCATTGCCCTGGTACATCCTGGTGACGCTGGCAAATGGGGAAGCATTTATTGATTCCTTTTTTGGCTATCACAACTTAGAACGGTTTGTCAGTGTGGTCAATCGCCACCGAGGTCCGTGGTATTTCTACTTTGGAGTCGTACTTGCAGGCTTTGCACCGTGGTCTCTGTATCTACCCGTGGCGATCGCTCACTTGCAGTTCTGGAAACGGACAATCTGGTGCCATCAACCCCGCGCCAATCAACTGGGGGTGTTTGCTCTGGTCTGGTTGATGACGGTGTTTGGCTTTTTTACCATTGCCGTTACCAAACTTCCCAGTTACATTTTGCCCCTAACCCCTGCGGCAGCAATTCTGGTTGCCCTGGTTTGGAGCAGTCAGACCACTCAAACAGCTCGTTTCACCAGGGGGATGAGGGTCAGCGTGATTTTGAATATTGCCTTTTTCCTGCTGCTCATGGGGGCGCTTCTCTACATCCCCGAATTGTTGCAAGGTGATCCATTTTTGTCTCGCCTCCCGTCCTTGTTGCAGGAAACAGGGGTGATTGGCTGTCGGTATGGCGATCGCAGGTATCACTGCCCTCCTCAGCCTGATTGCGATGCTGCGCCGTCAAATTCGCTGGATCTGGTTGTTCAATATTATTGGGCTGCTTGCTTTCCTGGGTTTTACGCTCATGCCTGCGGTCTTTCTGCTCGACTCTCAACGGCAACTTCCGCTTCGACAACTAGCCGAGACTGTGGTGCAAACCAGACAACCAGGCGAGGAGTTAGCGATGCTCGGCTTCAGAAAACCAAGCATCGTATTTTATACACGCCAACCTGTGAAATTTGTAGGAAGTGCCAGAGAAACCAATGA
- a CDS encoding ArnT family glycosyltransferase, protein MSLDRHIGALNHYLEKNPGVAWSVSAIWVLTIGGLAFFWNLGSTGLVDETEPLFAEAARQMTVTGDWVTPYFNSETRFDKPPLIYWLMAIAYRIVGVNEWGARLPSAIAAMALVGMGFYLLYRFGTTATHATSTSGQRWLAALIGSAAIALNPLFLIWGRTGVSDMLLSACIGLALMAFFCGYVEQGNQKAEGRGQGAEVGNGESGVGSGEVEEMQAEGSTQSSGPQSSVFGYSKFFPSAFEFNSKLKT, encoded by the coding sequence GTGAGTTTGGATCGGCATATTGGCGCACTCAACCATTATTTAGAGAAAAATCCTGGGGTTGCCTGGAGTGTGTCTGCTATCTGGGTGCTAACGATCGGTGGGTTAGCATTTTTCTGGAACCTGGGAAGCACCGGGTTGGTAGATGAAACCGAACCCCTATTTGCCGAAGCAGCACGCCAGATGACCGTAACAGGCGACTGGGTAACTCCCTATTTCAATAGCGAAACCCGGTTTGACAAACCCCCCCTGATTTACTGGCTGATGGCGATCGCCTACCGCATCGTTGGTGTGAATGAGTGGGGGGCAAGGCTACCTTCTGCTATAGCTGCGATGGCCCTGGTTGGCATGGGCTTTTATCTGCTATACCGCTTCGGTACTACCGCAACCCACGCCACCTCCACTTCTGGTCAACGTTGGTTGGCAGCACTGATCGGTTCAGCCGCGATCGCCCTCAACCCCCTGTTTCTCATTTGGGGGAGAACCGGCGTCTCCGACATGCTTCTGTCAGCCTGCATTGGGTTGGCGTTGATGGCGTTTTTTTGTGGCTACGTGGAGCAAGGGAATCAGAAAGCAGAGGGCAGAGGGCAGGGGGCAGAAGTCGGGAATGGGGAGTCGGGAGTGGGGAGTGGGGAAGTTGAGGAGATGCAGGCAGAGGGCAGCACTCAGTCCTCAGGTCCTCAGTCCTCAGTCTTCGGATATTCAAAATTCTTCCCCTCAGCATTCGAGTTTAATTCAAAACTTAAAACTTAA
- a CDS encoding Uma2 family endonuclease, with protein MMTQAELEYLGITIPPTQDELPYDNGDNMESERHKLQMELLIDGLLPWLDQREEGYVGGNMFIYYSMAQVRNQDFRGPDVFVALGVPKGERKSWVCWEEDKTPDLVIELLSASTAGKDKHEKKLVYQNRMHVPEYFWYDPFNAEDWAGFRLIGGTYQPIAPNPSGQLHSEVLGLMLVRWQGTFKTIETTWLRWAYPDGSLLLTSEEQERQRAEQERQRAEQERQRAEQERQRAEQAENQVQQIARNLLQTGLPIAQVAQMTGLPIAQIESLNQ; from the coding sequence ATGATGACTCAAGCTGAACTGGAATACCTTGGGATTACGATTCCACCCACCCAGGATGAGTTGCCCTATGACAACGGAGACAATATGGAGAGTGAGCGTCACAAACTCCAAATGGAATTGCTGATAGACGGCTTATTACCCTGGCTTGACCAGCGCGAGGAGGGATACGTGGGGGGCAACATGTTCATCTATTACAGCATGGCGCAGGTGAGAAATCAGGACTTTAGGGGGCCGGATGTGTTTGTGGCATTGGGGGTGCCCAAGGGTGAGCGTAAAAGTTGGGTGTGTTGGGAAGAGGACAAGACCCCCGATTTGGTGATCGAGCTACTGTCAGCGAGTACAGCAGGAAAAGACAAACATGAGAAAAAGTTGGTCTACCAGAACCGGATGCATGTGCCGGAGTATTTTTGGTACGACCCGTTTAATGCTGAGGATTGGGCGGGGTTTCGGTTAATCGGAGGAACCTATCAGCCGATCGCCCCTAATCCGTCAGGACAGTTGCATAGTGAGGTGCTGGGGCTAATGCTGGTGCGCTGGCAGGGAACTTTTAAGACGATTGAAACAACATGGTTACGGTGGGCATACCCAGATGGCAGCCTATTGTTAACATCTGAGGAGCAGGAACGCCAACGGGCAGAACAGGAACGCCAGCGGGCAGAGCAGGAACGCCAGCGGGCAGAGCAGGAACGCCAGCGGGCAGAACAAGCGGAAAACCAGGTACAGCAGATTGCGCGAAATTTGTTGCAAACTGGATTGCCGATCGCGCAAGTCGCCCAAATGACCGGGTTGCCGATCGCCCAAATTGAGTCACTCAATCAGTAG
- a CDS encoding RluA family pseudouridine synthase, with the protein MTISYWYEGRCPHSGELLRLPRNHGVEAIACNLMQHLASNATYSREGKMYGVLLVETPSGEQQVLQAFSGLLNGESMVAGWVPPIPGREQLALQEAHTLAMLQMIKQELIELQHSPARQEFAVQTQEFALRLQQLSVEQQQRQQERQYQRHILAETLTGAALETALEQLDEQSRRDGIARRHLKRQRQIVLQPLKDHIEQVDDRIRQLKHQRKQLSRQLQAQMHAHYSLTNFAGETLPLQALIPGGAMPTGTGDCCAPKLLHYAATQGFKPLAMAEFWWGPSPKQGDKIQGEFYGACAERCQPLMGFLLSGSYQPSAISRQPSDSIQNFPTPHTPHPTPHTLPLSLPILYEDDWLIAINKPAGMLSVPGRYRDRQDSVLTRLQHGLPDQTALLAVHRLDQETSGILLLAKDQPTHRLLSQQFQQRTVHKVYEAILAGAVRQRQGVIELPLWGDPDDRPYQKVDWQRGKPSTTRFQVISNEQNLTRIEFVPITGRTHQIRVHAADARGLGVPVLGDRLYGCCEVGDRLHLHARELRFDHPQLGKILCLQAKAPF; encoded by the coding sequence ATGACGATTTCCTACTGGTATGAAGGTCGTTGCCCTCATAGCGGTGAACTCCTGAGATTGCCACGAAATCATGGGGTAGAAGCGATCGCCTGTAATTTGATGCAGCATCTTGCGAGCAACGCAACCTATTCCCGCGAAGGCAAAATGTATGGCGTTCTTCTGGTGGAAACGCCTTCAGGAGAACAGCAGGTCTTACAGGCATTCTCCGGTCTCCTGAATGGCGAGAGCATGGTTGCAGGTTGGGTGCCCCCCATTCCAGGCAGAGAGCAGCTTGCCCTGCAAGAAGCGCATACCCTGGCGATGCTGCAAATGATTAAGCAAGAACTGATCGAATTACAACATTCTCCCGCCAGACAGGAGTTTGCCGTGCAGACCCAGGAGTTTGCCTTACGCTTGCAGCAACTCTCGGTGGAGCAGCAGCAGCGCCAACAGGAACGACAATATCAACGTCATATCCTGGCAGAAACCCTAACAGGAGCAGCTTTAGAAACTGCCCTGGAGCAACTGGATGAGCAGAGCCGTCGAGATGGAATTGCGCGACGTCACCTCAAACGTCAGCGCCAAATCGTATTGCAACCACTTAAAGATCACATTGAACAGGTGGACGATCGCATTCGCCAGTTAAAACACCAGCGCAAACAACTATCCCGCCAGCTTCAAGCCCAAATGCATGCCCACTACTCGCTGACCAATTTCGCTGGCGAAACATTACCCCTTCAAGCCCTCATTCCTGGGGGGGCAATGCCAACGGGAACCGGGGACTGTTGTGCGCCCAAGTTACTGCACTATGCTGCCACTCAGGGATTCAAGCCCCTGGCAATGGCAGAGTTTTGGTGGGGACCCTCGCCCAAGCAGGGAGATAAAATTCAGGGAGAGTTTTATGGTGCCTGTGCCGAACGCTGCCAGCCCTTGATGGGATTTCTGTTGTCAGGGTCATATCAGCCGTCAGCTATCAGCCGTCAGCCATCCGATTCAATTCAAAATTTCCCCACACCCCACACCCCACACCCCACACCCCACACCCTACCCCTTTCACTGCCAATCCTTTACGAAGATGACTGGCTGATTGCCATCAACAAACCCGCAGGCATGCTGTCTGTTCCGGGTCGGTATCGCGATCGCCAGGATAGCGTTTTAACTCGCCTACAGCATGGCTTACCTGATCAAACGGCTCTCTTGGCGGTGCATCGGTTAGATCAGGAAACATCGGGAATTCTGCTGCTGGCAAAGGATCAGCCAACCCATCGCCTCTTGAGTCAGCAATTTCAGCAACGAACGGTGCATAAAGTCTACGAAGCGATTCTGGCGGGAGCGGTGAGGCAACGACAGGGTGTGATCGAATTGCCGTTGTGGGGAGACCCGGACGATCGCCCTTACCAAAAAGTTGATTGGCAGCGCGGGAAACCCAGCACAACACGCTTTCAAGTAATCAGCAATGAGCAGAATTTAACCCGCATCGAATTCGTGCCAATTACCGGACGAACCCATCAAATCAGAGTTCATGCAGCGGATGCACGCGGGCTAGGTGTACCTGTTTTAGGCGATCGACTTTACGGATGCTGTGAGGTTGGCGATCGGCTGCACCTCCATGCGCGAGAACTGCGCTTCGACCATCCCCAATTGGGAAAAATACTTTGTCTGCAAGCAAAAGCGCCATTTTAG
- a CDS encoding AI-2E family transporter: MSTSNQDSLWYRLTHGAPFAVMVAAALYILYQLLPVLKLVAVAALIAVVLRTLLRWLEKLVKPRWVAVFILAGLITGFAVFLIAVVFPNILDETQQLLVALPAYLNSLIELSMQLHSQIGFIPDLSQGLAQFRNFTDQVLSSFPLVLGQTFGATIELVAMLILAFYMAYDPRSMINGILRLVPRCHHQRFNRLLKETGVRLRGWIFGTGIAMLFLGASATIGLWLLGIPLALSFGVIAGLLEIIPYFGSIAGTFLPALIALTISPLKFLLVVLLFLVLNQVDAYIVQPLVMGQHVRLHPVIVILTFLVMGKLLGFVGVLLAVPAAAIIVTLIDEFTLKDSPTPS, translated from the coding sequence ATGTCCACTTCAAATCAAGACAGCTTATGGTATCGGCTGACTCACGGCGCGCCCTTTGCCGTCATGGTGGCAGCGGCACTTTATATTCTTTATCAACTGTTGCCCGTCTTAAAATTAGTTGCTGTTGCAGCATTAATCGCAGTCGTCTTGAGGACGTTACTGCGGTGGCTAGAAAAGCTGGTAAAGCCGCGTTGGGTTGCTGTGTTTATATTGGCTGGACTGATTACGGGATTTGCTGTTTTTCTGATTGCTGTTGTGTTTCCCAATATCCTTGATGAAACTCAACAACTGCTGGTAGCATTGCCAGCCTACCTCAATTCGTTGATTGAGTTGTCCATGCAACTCCATTCCCAAATTGGCTTTATCCCCGATTTGTCGCAAGGTTTAGCCCAGTTCAGAAACTTTACGGATCAAGTTTTAAGCTCGTTTCCACTGGTGTTAGGGCAAACCTTTGGAGCGACGATCGAACTGGTAGCCATGCTGATCCTGGCATTTTACATGGCGTATGATCCCAGATCCATGATCAACGGGATTTTGCGCCTGGTGCCGCGCTGCCACCATCAACGATTTAACCGACTGCTGAAAGAAACTGGCGTGAGACTGCGCGGCTGGATCTTTGGCACAGGAATTGCCATGTTGTTTTTAGGAGCAAGTGCAACGATCGGGCTGTGGCTATTGGGAATTCCGTTAGCCCTATCCTTCGGTGTGATTGCAGGACTGCTGGAGATCATTCCCTACTTCGGGTCGATCGCGGGTACCTTTCTGCCCGCATTGATTGCGCTGACCATCTCACCGCTAAAGTTCCTACTGGTTGTGCTACTGTTCCTGGTCTTAAATCAAGTCGATGCCTATATTGTGCAACCATTAGTCATGGGTCAACATGTGCGCCTTCATCCGGTCATTGTTATTCTGACGTTTCTTGTTATGGGTAAGCTGTTGGGGTTTGTCGGTGTTTTGCTGGCTGTTCCAGCGGCGGCTATCATTGTGACGCTAATTGACGAGTTTACCCTCAAGGATTCCCCCACTCCCTCATGA
- a CDS encoding mechanosensitive ion channel family protein, producing MKLSDRRQKARRHPLLPIVSYGLMNDLLQTINQSLLHLVSKAVEILPALLAAIVILLITRFSVKPVTKLVRASTHRLTKSISLELLLVQIASVSIWVLGILIASTLVFPSLGLGDIIGFLGLSSVAIGFAFQDIFKNFLAGILLLINEPFRVKDQIIVNDYEGTVESITIRSTQIRTYQGERVVIPNAIVFTSPIHVLTHYPARRTDLKIGLAYDTPLPQARQILLTAVTNVEEVLSNPPVEIDLAGFGDSTIEFVVRYWTLPQMASVRSAKSQVVIGLKQACDEMNLNIPYPIRTVYFFDQQRSENHSPTPTHPHSN from the coding sequence TTGAAGCTCAGCGATCGGCGGCAGAAAGCCCGTCGCCATCCACTGTTGCCCATCGTTTCCTATGGACTGATGAACGACCTTCTGCAAACGATTAATCAGAGCTTGTTACATTTGGTTAGCAAAGCCGTTGAAATTCTACCTGCACTTTTAGCTGCGATCGTGATCTTGCTGATTACCCGATTCAGCGTTAAGCCTGTAACAAAACTGGTGAGAGCCAGTACCCACCGACTGACTAAAAGTATTTCCCTAGAATTGCTTCTGGTACAAATTGCTTCTGTTTCTATCTGGGTACTTGGAATTTTAATCGCCTCTACACTGGTTTTTCCGAGCCTTGGGTTAGGCGATATCATTGGTTTTTTGGGATTAAGTTCGGTTGCGATCGGCTTTGCCTTTCAGGATATCTTTAAGAATTTCCTGGCTGGAATTCTGCTGTTAATCAATGAACCGTTTAGAGTGAAGGATCAAATTATTGTCAACGATTATGAGGGTACGGTTGAGTCGATTACCATTCGTTCAACCCAGATTCGCACCTACCAGGGTGAACGGGTTGTCATTCCCAATGCGATCGTATTTACCAGTCCCATCCATGTTCTAACTCACTATCCTGCCCGTCGTACTGACTTAAAGATTGGGTTAGCTTATGACACCCCCCTGCCCCAAGCCCGACAAATTCTCTTGACCGCAGTGACCAATGTGGAAGAAGTTTTATCTAACCCTCCGGTAGAAATTGACCTGGCGGGATTTGGCGACAGCACGATCGAATTTGTTGTTCGATACTGGACACTGCCTCAAATGGCATCTGTTCGATCGGCAAAAAGCCAGGTGGTAATAGGGCTGAAACAAGCCTGTGATGAAATGAACTTGAACATTCCTTATCCCATTCGAACCGTGTATTTTTTTGACCAACAACGATCTGAGAACCACTCCCCAACCCCAACTCACCCCCATTCAAACTGA
- a CDS encoding cation:proton antiporter: MDIYILDLLVIGLLLLGVTLGSGWIGRLPLSYALIYLVVGIILSPYGFNLVQVRPETEFLERLTEFVVLVSLFSCGLKMNRPVKAWAWNSTIRLIGFLMPISIFAIAAIGHWIFKLEWGIAILLGAILAPTDPVLASEVQLYDPQDRDELRFGLTSEGGLNDALAFPFVYFGLRWLKDDNWQSWFGQWVAVDLLWAIAAGILMGIGVARGICWIERRLEKYRPVDELMEEFVGLSTILLTYSLTELVHGYGFLAVFVAGIVMRYNCLEPERSASRLQFMERLEKLTEIGTILLLGALLRFEPMVRFAAPALLVMASLLFIIRPIGAWISTIGSPIHPATRWLFGWFGIRGVGSLYYLTYAMGNGLRDEPGELIAWITFITVAISVTLHGISSTPLMKWYERNIEGNNRLEEKLPDCE; this comes from the coding sequence GTGGATATTTACATTCTTGACCTGTTGGTTATTGGGTTACTTTTGCTTGGGGTTACGTTGGGTTCTGGTTGGATCGGCAGATTGCCCCTGTCCTATGCCCTGATCTATCTGGTTGTCGGCATCATTCTTAGTCCCTATGGCTTTAACCTCGTTCAGGTGCGTCCTGAGACAGAATTTTTGGAGCGGCTAACAGAGTTTGTGGTTTTGGTGTCTCTGTTTAGCTGTGGTCTTAAGATGAACCGTCCGGTGAAAGCCTGGGCATGGAACTCTACCATTCGCCTGATTGGGTTTTTGATGCCCATCTCGATTTTTGCGATCGCTGCCATTGGGCACTGGATATTTAAACTGGAATGGGGCATTGCAATTTTATTAGGAGCAATTTTAGCGCCCACCGATCCGGTTCTGGCATCAGAGGTGCAATTGTACGACCCTCAAGACCGGGATGAATTGCGCTTTGGTTTAACCTCAGAAGGGGGACTCAACGATGCCCTGGCATTCCCCTTTGTCTACTTTGGGTTGCGCTGGTTGAAGGATGACAACTGGCAAAGTTGGTTTGGGCAATGGGTTGCAGTGGATTTGTTGTGGGCGATCGCGGCAGGCATCCTGATGGGAATTGGCGTTGCCCGTGGGATTTGCTGGATCGAGCGCCGTCTGGAAAAATATCGTCCAGTGGATGAGTTGATGGAGGAGTTTGTTGGACTCAGCACAATTTTATTGACCTATTCGTTAACCGAGTTAGTGCACGGGTACGGGTTTCTGGCGGTTTTTGTAGCTGGAATTGTGATGCGGTACAACTGCCTTGAACCGGAACGGTCCGCCTCTCGCCTGCAATTCATGGAAAGGCTAGAAAAACTGACAGAAATTGGGACGATTTTGCTCCTAGGGGCGTTGTTGCGATTTGAACCAATGGTTCGCTTTGCGGCTCCCGCACTTCTGGTTATGGCATCATTGCTGTTTATCATTCGCCCGATCGGTGCCTGGATTAGCACCATAGGTTCTCCCATTCATCCGGCAACCCGCTGGTTGTTTGGCTGGTTTGGTATTCGTGGTGTTGGCTCACTCTACTACCTGACCTATGCAATGGGTAATGGTTTGCGGGATGAACCCGGAGAATTGATTGCCTGGATTACATTTATAACGGTTGCGATTTCAGTCACTCTGCACGGAATCAGCTCCACTCCCCTGATGAAATGGTATGAACGCAATATTGAAGGGAATAACCGTTTAGAGGAAAAATTGCCCGATTGTGAGTAA